A section of the Oreochromis niloticus isolate F11D_XX linkage group LG9, O_niloticus_UMD_NMBU, whole genome shotgun sequence genome encodes:
- the LOC109197567 gene encoding putative nuclease HARBI1, with protein sequence MACPFLEEPVDVEGQILRRALRRERVIRARLDILSFPDDFLCERYRFSAQSIIYLNNILGPYIAHVTHRGHSLRSVHIICIALRFFANRSFLYNIGDAEHVSKATVCRAVRNVTVALKRLLYSFVVFPGHRPTRFIKEGFHKIAGFPGVIDGTHIPIIAPSVNEGDYVNRKSFHSINVQIICDAANIITNVEAKWPGSVHDSQIFRECTLSTKFGHGEFTGYLLGDRGYPCLPYLLTPYPDPDPGPQQRYNLAHCRTRARVEMTIGMLKARFQCLHPRKGM encoded by the exons ATGGCATGCCCCTTCCTTGAAGAGCCAGTAGATGTTGAAGGCCAAATTCTCCGCAGAGCTCTCCGCCGGGAGAGAGTGATTAGAGCGCgtttggacattttatcatttcctgatgattttctgtgtgaacgttaccgtttttcagcacaatctataatttatttgaataacatccTCGGGCCTTATATTGCTCATGTGACACATCGCGGACATTCTCTCCGTTCTGtacatattatttgtattgcacTTCGTTTTTTTGCAAACAGGAGCTTTCTGTATAATATTGGTGACGCTGAGCACGTTTCCAAGGCTACCGTCTGTCGGGCAGTCAGGAATGTTACAGTTGCACTGAAACGTCTCCTGTACTCGTTTGTGGTGTTCCCCGGTCATAGACCCACAAGATTTATCAAAGAGGGATTCCACAAAATTGCAG ggttCCCAGGCGTGATTGATGGCACTCACATTCCAATCATTGCCCCTTCAGTAAATGAAGGAGACTATGTGAACAGGAAGTCTTTCCACAGCATTAATGTACAG ATCATATGTGATGCTGCCAACATTATCACAAATGTGGAAGCCAAGTGGCCAGGCTCTGTTCATGACTCACAAATTTTTCGTGAATGTACACTGAGCACAAAATTTGGACATG GAGAGTTCACTGGCTACTTGCTTGGTGATAGGGGGTATCCATGTTTACCCTATTTGCTTACCCCTTACCCTGACCCTGACCCGGGCCCACAGCAGCGATATAATCTGGCTCATTGCAGGACAAGAGCCAGAGTTGAAATGACTATCGGAATGCTTAAGGCCCGGTTCCAGTGCCTTCACCCCAGAAAGGGCATGTGA
- the LOC106097249 gene encoding uncharacterized protein LOC106097249 isoform X2 encodes MKYKNIVQTANRKKAEARKTGGGPPPPPLTEAEQLALSQNSGRPVAEGISAGTSSESITPQDTSAYIRVDGDGVLHLVQPPVEPDQHAVENNEETLTAVTEEEATETLHESDDGNAEEEGPATSPTNLSSLPVKQLYKKYLIKKIEKCDLEMEHFKQQIQKTKIEILLLEHQLREIQATNKAS; translated from the exons atgaaatataaaaatatagtccAAACAG ccaacagaaaaaaagcggAGGCCCGAAAAACAGGTGGGggtcctccaccaccaccactcacAGAGGCTGAGCAGTTGGCCCTCAGCCAAAACAGTGGGCGCCCTGTGGCTGAAGGCATCTCTGCGGGGACATCCTCTGAGTCAATAACCCCGCAAGACACAAGTGCCTACATAAGAG ttgatggtgatggtgtaCTGCATCTGGTGCAGCCTCCTGTTGAGCCAGACCAACATGCAGTT gaaaataatgaagaaacattGACAGCTGTTACAGAGGAGGAAGCAACAGAGACACTTCATGAG AGTGATGATGGAAATGCAGAGGAAGAGGGTCCAGCCACTTCTCCAACAAACCTTTCCTCA CTCCCTGTAAAGCAGCTGTATAAGAAATATTTGAtcaagaaaatagaaaaatgcgACTTGGAAATGGAACACTTCAAGCAGCAGATCCAAAAGACCAAGATTGAGATTTTACTGCTGGAACATCAGTTAAGG GAAATACAGGCGACCAATAAAGCCAGTTGA
- the LOC106097249 gene encoding uncharacterized protein LOC106097249 isoform X1, translating to MKYKNIVQTANRKKAEARKTGGGPPPPPLTEAEQLALSQNSGRPVAEGISAGTSSESITPQDTSAYIRVDGDGVLHLVQPPVEPDQHAVENNEETLTAVTEEEATETLHESDDGNAEEEGPATSPTNLSSLPVKQLYKKYLIKKIEKCDLEMEHFKQQIQKTKIEILLLEHQLRVGEVVRDGRIISVFEQHNNILINTLCTGNTGDQ from the exons atgaaatataaaaatatagtccAAACAG ccaacagaaaaaaagcggAGGCCCGAAAAACAGGTGGGggtcctccaccaccaccactcacAGAGGCTGAGCAGTTGGCCCTCAGCCAAAACAGTGGGCGCCCTGTGGCTGAAGGCATCTCTGCGGGGACATCCTCTGAGTCAATAACCCCGCAAGACACAAGTGCCTACATAAGAG ttgatggtgatggtgtaCTGCATCTGGTGCAGCCTCCTGTTGAGCCAGACCAACATGCAGTT gaaaataatgaagaaacattGACAGCTGTTACAGAGGAGGAAGCAACAGAGACACTTCATGAG AGTGATGATGGAAATGCAGAGGAAGAGGGTCCAGCCACTTCTCCAACAAACCTTTCCTCA CTCCCTGTAAAGCAGCTGTATAAGAAATATTTGAtcaagaaaatagaaaaatgcgACTTGGAAATGGAACACTTCAAGCAGCAGATCCAAAAGACCAAGATTGAGATTTTACTGCTGGAACATCAGTTAAGGGTGGGTGAAGTGGTCAGAGATGGACgaattatttcagtgtttgaacaacataataATATACTTATTAATACTTTGTGTACAGGAAATACAGGCGACCAATAA